The Candidatus Methylacidiphilales bacterium genome includes a region encoding these proteins:
- a CDS encoding GNAT family N-acetyltransferase, whose product MRKIELLSKSHDRDGFDCGNEPLNLFLKQTARQHAERGISRTFVLVDEGASVPKPIVGFFSLNLCQIKSESLSAEEARKLPRDVSAVRLGRLAVAKEYQRQGIGKALLVAAMGKFIGIFNMAGGIGLFVDAKDAEAKRYYEQFGFVPLPSNELELFLPVKTIQEALASQP is encoded by the coding sequence GTGCGTAAAATTGAACTGCTGTCGAAGTCTCATGACAGGGACGGGTTCGACTGCGGGAATGAACCGCTCAATCTGTTTTTGAAACAAACGGCGCGCCAACATGCGGAGCGCGGAATTTCACGGACATTTGTTTTGGTGGATGAGGGAGCATCCGTGCCGAAGCCTATCGTGGGATTTTTCTCCCTCAATCTCTGCCAGATAAAATCGGAATCGCTTTCGGCGGAAGAAGCCCGGAAACTGCCGCGTGATGTGTCGGCTGTCAGGCTTGGGCGATTGGCGGTTGCCAAAGAATATCAACGGCAAGGCATCGGGAAAGCACTTCTGGTTGCGGCAATGGGGAAGTTTATTGGGATTTTCAACATGGCGGGCGGGATTGGCCTGTTTGTCGATGCCAAAGACGCGGAAGCCAAACGCTACTATGAGCAGTTTGGCTTTGTTCCTTTGCCGTCCAACGAACTTGAATTATTTCTGCCGGTAAAAACGATCCAAGAGGCGTTGGCATCACAGCCATGA
- the rnr gene encoding ribonuclease R, translated as MPSKTDLSAILLRLMAQPGYQPLNENQLERKLKLSEQRRKELPSLLQKLELDGQIARIRKDCWVLPQEAELVTGVINFNEKGFAFLIREDKGEDLYIAAEDTGTAMHQDVVVARIQPAVRGGRFADKKQARVIRILKRRRTTLVGTLEKSGRFYYVVPSDRRYIQNVYVPQPSPQDTVPNVQIDDKVVVRLEEWTSRHLNPEGVIIERLGRTGDPGLDILSIIRKHELPDEFPSAVLAELASFQKPEGDAKADDLAERLDLRHDFIITIDPDTAKDFDDAISVRRMGRDLWEVGIHIADVSHYVRPGSELDKEAAKRGNSVYLVNQVIPMLPEELSNGLCSLNPHVDRLTYSVMATLDQTGHPRNWKITRSIIHSKHRLSYQQAFTRLQRKPQDALDTFLHDAWKIASVLRSRRFAGGALDLEMPEVKVYCDEQGRPTSIQKVENDISHQLIEEFMLLANEIVATDLKRSSKPAIYRIHESPDPEKLLELREILKIHGVKVGDMTQKREVQKALKLIEGLPEQHALKVAVLRSFKRAIYDTRPIGHYGLAKSNYTHFTSPIRRYSDLIVHRALALKKKGLGYPSMDELTKLAKYISQTERSAAEAEEESIRLKKFEFFAAQLNAAKPQSFPAIIMDVQNFGMFVELPDFLLSGLVHVSAMKDDFYYYDERSRGFVGKKTRRKYTIGQTVKVRVERIDPLKQQIDFRLG; from the coding sequence ATGCCTTCCAAAACCGACCTGTCCGCCATCCTGCTCCGACTGATGGCACAACCCGGATATCAACCATTAAACGAAAATCAGTTGGAACGTAAACTTAAACTTTCCGAGCAGCGCCGGAAAGAACTCCCTTCTTTGCTCCAAAAACTCGAGCTCGACGGCCAAATCGCCCGCATCCGCAAGGATTGCTGGGTGCTGCCCCAGGAGGCCGAACTGGTCACCGGCGTCATCAATTTTAACGAAAAGGGCTTCGCATTCCTCATCCGCGAGGACAAGGGCGAGGACCTCTACATCGCTGCGGAAGACACCGGAACCGCCATGCACCAGGATGTGGTCGTGGCGCGCATCCAACCCGCCGTCCGCGGAGGCCGCTTCGCCGATAAAAAACAGGCCCGCGTCATTCGCATCCTCAAACGCCGCCGCACCACACTGGTCGGCACGCTTGAAAAATCCGGGCGTTTCTATTATGTGGTCCCTTCCGACAGGCGCTACATCCAGAACGTCTATGTCCCCCAGCCCTCGCCCCAAGATACGGTTCCTAACGTCCAAATAGATGATAAGGTTGTTGTCCGGCTGGAGGAATGGACCTCCCGCCACCTCAATCCCGAGGGCGTCATTATCGAACGCCTTGGCCGCACGGGCGATCCCGGCCTCGATATTCTTTCCATCATCCGCAAACATGAGCTCCCGGACGAGTTTCCCTCCGCTGTGCTGGCCGAGCTGGCCTCGTTCCAGAAACCCGAAGGCGATGCCAAGGCAGACGATTTGGCCGAACGGCTCGATCTCCGCCACGATTTCATCATCACCATCGACCCCGATACGGCCAAGGATTTCGACGACGCCATTTCCGTGCGCCGCATGGGACGAGACCTGTGGGAGGTCGGCATCCACATCGCCGACGTTTCGCATTATGTCAGGCCGGGCAGCGAACTCGACAAGGAGGCCGCCAAACGCGGCAACAGCGTTTATCTCGTCAATCAGGTGATTCCCATGCTGCCGGAGGAACTTTCCAACGGCCTCTGCTCACTCAACCCGCATGTGGACCGGTTGACATATTCCGTCATGGCCACCCTCGACCAGACCGGCCACCCGCGCAATTGGAAGATCACCCGCTCCATCATCCATTCCAAACACCGTCTCAGCTACCAGCAGGCCTTCACGCGCCTGCAGCGCAAGCCCCAGGACGCTCTCGACACGTTCCTGCACGACGCCTGGAAAATCGCGTCCGTCCTGCGCTCGCGCCGTTTTGCGGGAGGCGCGCTCGACCTCGAAATGCCCGAGGTCAAGGTGTATTGCGACGAGCAGGGCCGCCCCACGTCCATCCAAAAGGTCGAGAACGACATCTCGCACCAGTTGATCGAGGAGTTCATGCTGCTGGCGAACGAGATTGTCGCCACCGATTTGAAGAGGTCCTCCAAGCCCGCCATTTACCGCATTCACGAGTCTCCCGACCCGGAGAAGCTGCTGGAGTTGCGTGAGATTTTAAAAATCCACGGTGTCAAGGTGGGCGATATGACCCAGAAGCGCGAAGTGCAGAAGGCGCTCAAACTCATCGAAGGCCTGCCCGAACAACACGCGCTGAAGGTTGCCGTCCTGCGCTCATTCAAGCGCGCGATCTACGACACCCGCCCCATCGGCCATTACGGCCTGGCGAAATCCAATTACACCCACTTCACCTCGCCCATTCGCCGCTACTCCGACCTGATCGTGCATCGCGCCCTGGCCTTGAAAAAGAAAGGCCTGGGCTATCCCTCGATGGACGAACTGACAAAACTGGCCAAATACATCAGCCAGACCGAACGCAGCGCCGCCGAGGCCGAGGAAGAATCGATCCGGTTGAAAAAGTTCGAATTCTTCGCCGCCCAGTTGAATGCCGCGAAGCCGCAAAGCTTCCCCGCCATCATCATGGACGTGCAGAATTTCGGCATGTTCGTCGAACTGCCCGATTTTCTGCTCAGCGGGCTGGTGCATGTCTCGGCCATGAAGGACGACTTTTATTATTACGACGAACGCAGCCGCGGATTTGTCGGCAAAAAAACCAGGCGCAAATACACCATCGGCCAGACCGTCAAGGTCCGCGTCGAACGGATCGACCCGCTCAAACAGCAGATCGACTTCCGGCTGGGCTAA
- a CDS encoding RNA polymerase sigma factor: MAVMVPNPLEQVYDRHAGALFAFLLNLTCSEPDTRDLLQELFLKLARKPGLLAKAQNERSFLYRTAHNLFIDHYRRKRSREDRHETASEEITLLFETPVENALDPVEIESALSQLPEDQRAVLHLKIWENYTFQQISEVLEISLNTAASRYRYALDKLREHLRPVYEQRND, encoded by the coding sequence ATGGCTGTGATGGTACCCAACCCGCTGGAACAGGTTTACGACCGGCATGCCGGGGCTTTGTTTGCTTTTTTGCTGAACCTGACCTGCTCCGAACCTGACACCCGCGATTTGTTGCAGGAGCTTTTTCTCAAGCTGGCCCGGAAACCCGGATTACTGGCAAAAGCCCAAAACGAACGCTCCTTTCTTTATCGCACAGCCCATAATCTGTTCATCGACCACTACCGGCGCAAGCGAAGCCGGGAAGATCGCCACGAGACCGCTTCGGAAGAGATTACTTTGTTGTTTGAAACCCCGGTTGAAAACGCTCTGGACCCGGTGGAAATAGAATCCGCACTCAGTCAATTGCCGGAAGATCAACGCGCCGTACTCCATTTGAAAATCTGGGAAAACTACACGTTTCAACAAATTTCCGAAGTATTGGAGATCTCGCTCAACACGGCGGCCAGCAGGTATCGTTATGCTTTAGACAAATTGAGAGAACATCTGCGTCCTGTTTATGAGCAACGAAATGACTGA
- a CDS encoding DUF4931 domain-containing protein: MSEIRKDPVTGRWVVFSPERLRRPIQYNFHPADDGKEVEDPFIEGREAFTPPEVFAIRDPGSAPNGPGWKVRVVPNRFPALRVEGELNKEAVGFYDKMNAIGAHEVVIETPKPDLELEQQPLENVVLVLKAYRARIVDLMRDLRFRYLLPFKNVGVFAGASIRHPHSQIIALPVVPVNMKDKVDASSLYFAQKDRNLFEDILRAEIKSGERLVFENAGYAVFCPFACRFPFEVCIMPKQQRADFHLCTDHELVLLADILKKILMAYRIGLERPSYNLILHTAPIRRGGSEDGAATEFDFRWHIEILPRLSGIAGFEFGTGFYINPVFPEVAARFLKEVKTDD; encoded by the coding sequence ATGTCTGAAATCCGCAAAGATCCAGTGACCGGAAGATGGGTGGTGTTCAGCCCGGAGCGGCTGCGCCGCCCCATCCAGTACAATTTCCATCCGGCGGATGACGGCAAGGAAGTGGAAGATCCCTTTATCGAAGGCCGCGAGGCCTTCACGCCGCCGGAGGTTTTTGCGATCCGTGATCCCGGTTCCGCGCCAAACGGGCCGGGCTGGAAGGTGCGGGTGGTGCCGAACCGTTTCCCCGCGTTGCGTGTGGAGGGCGAGTTGAACAAGGAAGCCGTCGGATTTTACGATAAAATGAACGCCATCGGGGCGCATGAGGTGGTGATTGAAACTCCGAAGCCCGATTTGGAGCTGGAGCAGCAGCCGTTGGAAAACGTCGTTCTTGTGTTGAAGGCCTACCGCGCGCGGATCGTGGATTTGATGCGGGACCTGCGCTTTCGCTATCTCCTGCCGTTTAAAAATGTCGGGGTTTTTGCCGGCGCATCGATCCGGCATCCGCACTCCCAGATTATTGCCCTGCCGGTTGTGCCGGTGAATATGAAGGACAAGGTCGATGCCAGCAGCCTGTATTTTGCCCAGAAAGACCGGAATCTATTTGAAGATATCCTGCGGGCGGAAATCAAATCGGGCGAAAGGCTGGTTTTTGAGAATGCGGGCTACGCGGTGTTCTGCCCCTTTGCCTGCCGTTTTCCGTTTGAGGTTTGCATCATGCCCAAGCAGCAGCGCGCGGATTTTCATCTTTGCACCGACCATGAGCTTGTCCTGCTGGCGGACATTCTGAAAAAAATCCTGATGGCCTATCGCATCGGCCTGGAGCGGCCCAGTTACAACCTGATCCTGCACACCGCGCCGATCCGGCGGGGCGGAAGCGAAGACGGGGCGGCGACCGAGTTTGATTTCCGCTGGCACATTGAAATCCTGCCGCGTTTGTCCGGCATTGCCGGGTTTGAATTTGGAACCGGTTTCTATATCAACCCGGTGTTTCCGGAAGTGGCGGCGCGCTTCCTGAAGGAGGTGAAGACCGATGATTAA
- the glgA gene encoding glycogen synthase GlgA, with product MNILFAASEVTPHAKTGGLGDVLAALPAVLRARGHSVSIVVPLYRELRESLKELAPTELSVKVEMEEGPLPARIWEGVTRDGVTLFAVERDEFFDRGSLYGTDSGDYFDNAARFIFFCKAVTGLAECLEPLPEILHANDWQTALIPGLVRAWQLPYKTVLTVHNLAYQGIFPARSFETSGLGDDFFQPHSYEYYGRLNLLKGGILLADSVTTVSPNYAREIQEEEFGCGLNGALTARTGDLTGILNGIDADLWNPESDSWIEANYSAENPGGKRKCKEALLAEFGLEDAGKPLFGCVSRLAEQKGFDLILSVLPALLDEGARFILLGSGDPALEDRFRQLAVERPGRVAARIGFDEKLAHRIEAGCDLFLMPSRFEPCGLNQFYSMRYGTVPVVHDVGGLSDSVQDGGTGADGFKFQAYTPESFLAAIRRALAAFEKKKVWEQLQKNGMSRNDSWDSRVPFYEKVYHQLIG from the coding sequence ATGAATATCTTATTCGCAGCAAGCGAGGTGACGCCCCATGCCAAGACCGGCGGGCTGGGGGACGTGCTGGCGGCGCTGCCCGCGGTGCTTCGCGCGCGCGGGCACAGCGTGTCGATTGTCGTGCCGCTGTATCGTGAACTCAGGGAATCACTCAAAGAATTGGCGCCAACCGAACTCTCGGTGAAAGTTGAGATGGAGGAGGGGCCGTTGCCGGCGAGGATTTGGGAAGGGGTGACGCGGGACGGGGTCACGTTGTTCGCGGTGGAGCGGGACGAGTTTTTCGACCGCGGGTCGTTGTATGGCACGGACAGCGGGGATTATTTCGACAACGCGGCGCGGTTTATATTTTTTTGCAAGGCGGTGACGGGCCTGGCGGAATGCCTGGAACCGTTGCCGGAAATCCTGCATGCCAATGACTGGCAGACGGCCTTGATTCCCGGCCTGGTGCGGGCCTGGCAACTGCCGTATAAGACGGTTTTGACGGTCCACAACCTGGCCTATCAGGGGATATTTCCAGCAAGAAGTTTCGAGACGTCCGGGCTGGGGGATGATTTTTTCCAGCCGCACTCCTATGAATACTATGGGCGCCTGAATTTGCTCAAAGGTGGCATTCTGCTTGCTGATTCTGTCACCACTGTGAGTCCGAACTATGCGCGCGAGATTCAGGAGGAGGAATTCGGCTGCGGGTTGAACGGCGCCCTGACGGCGCGGACCGGTGACCTGACGGGAATCCTGAACGGGATCGATGCCGATTTATGGAACCCGGAAAGCGATTCCTGGATTGAGGCGAATTATTCCGCGGAAAATCCCGGCGGAAAACGGAAGTGCAAGGAAGCCCTGCTGGCGGAATTTGGGCTGGAAGACGCAGGCAAACCCCTGTTCGGCTGCGTCTCACGGCTCGCGGAGCAAAAGGGGTTTGACCTGATATTGTCGGTGCTGCCCGCCCTGCTGGACGAAGGCGCGCGTTTTATTTTGTTAGGATCGGGAGACCCGGCGCTGGAGGACCGGTTCCGTCAACTGGCCGTCGAACGCCCGGGCCGGGTGGCGGCGCGGATCGGGTTTGATGAAAAACTGGCGCACCGGATCGAGGCGGGCTGCGACTTGTTTCTCATGCCGTCGCGGTTTGAGCCCTGTGGGTTGAACCAGTTTTACAGCATGCGCTACGGCACGGTGCCGGTGGTGCATGATGTGGGCGGGTTGAGCGATTCGGTCCAGGACGGCGGGACCGGGGCCGACGGATTCAAATTCCAGGCCTATACGCCGGAAAGCTTTCTCGCTGCAATCCGGCGCGCACTGGCCGCGTTTGAAAAAAAGAAGGTTTGGGAGCAATTGCAAAAGAACGGGATGTCGCGGAACGACTCGTGGGATTCGCGTGTGCCGTTTTATGAAAAAGTGTATCATCAACTGATCGGATAA
- a CDS encoding DUF1778 domain-containing protein, with protein sequence MGHAIEEPRKRITARVSDSVRGTLEQAAELLGATVNQFVVQTAYQEAQRVIERESLIRLSQKDAWKVFSLLDNPPKPNKRLKDAVKAFKGTVRA encoded by the coding sequence ATGGGGCATGCAATTGAAGAACCTCGCAAGAGGATCACGGCCCGCGTTTCGGACAGTGTGCGCGGAACTCTGGAACAGGCGGCGGAGCTTTTGGGGGCGACCGTCAACCAGTTCGTTGTGCAAACGGCATATCAGGAGGCGCAGCGGGTGATTGAACGGGAATCGCTCATTCGCCTTTCGCAGAAGGACGCGTGGAAAGTTTTTTCACTGCTCGACAATCCGCCGAAACCCAACAAGCGTCTCAAGGACGCGGTAAAAGCGTTCAAAGGCACGGTACGTGCGTAA